The bacterium genome window below encodes:
- a CDS encoding 3-oxoacyl-ACP synthase, which produces MAGTELRAVLQGAGIAIPSVEVTNDMLARVLETSDEWIRARSGIVTRFYVEPGVGSAELGAQAAQRALEDAGVDAEEVDYIVCATMTPDHYFPGSGTLLQQHLGVGPKPALDLRQQCAGYAYGLQVVDALIRSRQAETVLLVGCDVHSSLIPFPAKSWRVLLGQEPGPVPEAEYEWNSRFRHLVVLFGDGAGAMVFRAESGTDRGILGSRLRGDGNEKEILYMPGAGSASRPWVDAEMIAEGRTVPVMDGRKVFKLAVSRMPRVTLELLEEQNLSLEEVDLLVMHQANLRINEAAQRALGLPDERVHNNIQVYGNTTSATLPICFHGARQEGKAPEGSLVAFAALGAGLHWGAVLVRV; this is translated from the coding sequence ATGGCTGGCACAGAGCTCAGAGCCGTTCTGCAGGGTGCCGGCATCGCGATTCCATCGGTCGAGGTCACGAACGACATGTTGGCCCGGGTGCTGGAGACCAGCGACGAGTGGATTCGTGCCCGTAGCGGAATCGTCACACGGTTCTATGTCGAGCCCGGCGTGGGATCGGCGGAATTGGGAGCACAGGCCGCGCAGAGAGCGCTCGAAGACGCCGGTGTCGATGCCGAAGAGGTGGACTACATCGTTTGTGCGACGATGACCCCGGACCACTACTTTCCGGGCTCCGGGACTCTGCTGCAGCAGCATCTCGGAGTTGGCCCCAAGCCGGCTCTGGACCTTCGCCAACAGTGCGCCGGCTACGCCTACGGCTTGCAGGTGGTCGACGCCTTGATTCGAAGCCGCCAGGCCGAAACGGTGCTTCTGGTGGGCTGCGACGTGCACTCCTCTCTGATCCCCTTTCCCGCGAAGTCCTGGCGCGTCCTGCTGGGCCAGGAGCCGGGCCCGGTTCCCGAGGCTGAGTACGAGTGGAACTCCAGGTTCCGCCACCTTGTAGTGCTGTTCGGAGACGGAGCCGGCGCGATGGTATTTCGGGCAGAAAGCGGCACGGACCGGGGAATTCTCGGGAGCCGGCTCCGGGGAGACGGCAACGAGAAGGAGATTCTCTATATGCCGGGCGCTGGTTCGGCATCGCGTCCCTGGGTCGATGCGGAGATGATCGCCGAAGGTAGAACGGTGCCGGTAATGGACGGTCGCAAGGTGTTCAAACTGGCAGTGAGTCGAATGCCTCGGGTGACGCTCGAGCTTCTCGAAGAGCAGAACCTATCGCTGGAGGAAGTCGACCTGCTGGTGATGCACCAGGCCAACCTCAGAATCAACGAAGCTGCGCAAAGGGCGCTGGGCCTACCGGACGAGCGGGTCCACAACAACATCCAGGTTTACGGCAATACAACCTCGGCAACGCTGCCGATCTGCTTTCACGGGGCACGGCAAGAGGGCAAGGCTCCCGAGGGTTCTCTGGTGGCCTTTGCGGCGCTAGGGGCCGGGTTGCACTGGGGTGCGGTTCTGGTGCGGGTCTAG
- a CDS encoding GWxTD domain-containing protein — protein MNVLLSPSLAQWLVGPVAHIAEAEEIEAYLRLADDQAAEAFIQEFWQKRVDPNNPWAGRQVKAIFDQRAEVADRLFTEGANLGRRTDRGLIYILFGAPRQSGFVQDERRRNTTVEIWLYDPKVRRGLDGSAPDERYYFTREDDVTVFTAAPRISAPVVRR, from the coding sequence ATGAACGTTCTCCTGAGCCCGAGCCTGGCTCAGTGGCTCGTGGGTCCGGTCGCGCATATCGCCGAGGCCGAGGAGATAGAGGCCTACCTCCGCCTCGCTGACGACCAGGCCGCGGAGGCGTTCATCCAGGAGTTTTGGCAGAAACGGGTCGATCCCAATAACCCGTGGGCCGGCCGGCAGGTCAAAGCAATATTCGATCAGAGGGCCGAGGTGGCAGATCGGCTCTTCACGGAGGGTGCGAACCTGGGCAGAAGAACCGACCGCGGACTGATCTACATCCTCTTTGGAGCACCGCGCCAGAGCGGCTTCGTGCAAGATGAGCGACGGAGGAACACTACGGTGGAAATCTGGCTCTACGACCCGAAAGTGCGCCGAGGGTTGGACGGATCGGCTCCCGACGAGCGCTACTACTTCACCCGGGAGGATGACGTCACGGTCTTCACCGCGGCGCCGAGAATCTCCGCGCCGGTGGTTCGGCGCTAG
- the folE gene encoding GTP cyclohydrolase I FolE, translating into MRAEDQPVEDERVLRIASHVRGLLEELGLDPTDHNLRRTDIRVAKMYLEMFRGLDQAAEPQVTTFPNEEEYSHMVMEKDIPFYSMCAHHLVPFFGKAHIAYIPEERIIGLSKFARILDFYARRPQLQERLTEQVVRYFEEELKPRGAMVVIEARHLCVEMRGVKKPGVMTVTSALRGAFHDKAVREEFLDLLRRS; encoded by the coding sequence ATGAGGGCTGAAGACCAGCCCGTCGAGGACGAGCGGGTACTGCGAATCGCCAGCCACGTCCGGGGCCTGCTCGAGGAGCTCGGTCTGGACCCGACGGATCACAATCTTCGCCGCACCGATATCCGGGTGGCCAAGATGTACCTGGAGATGTTCCGAGGCCTCGATCAGGCCGCCGAGCCCCAGGTCACTACTTTTCCAAACGAGGAAGAGTATTCGCACATGGTGATGGAGAAAGACATCCCCTTCTATTCGATGTGCGCCCATCACCTGGTTCCGTTCTTCGGCAAGGCCCACATTGCCTATATCCCGGAGGAGCGGATTATCGGGCTCTCCAAGTTCGCTCGTATCCTGGATTTCTATGCCCGTAGGCCACAGTTGCAGGAAAGGCTGACCGAGCAGGTGGTTCGTTACTTCGAAGAAGAGCTCAAGCCCCGAGGCGCCATGGTGGTGATCGAGGCTCGACATCTTTGCGTCGAGATGAGGGGAGTCAAGAAGCCCGGCGTGATGACCGTGACCTCGGCGCTTCGGGGCGCGTTTCACGATAAGGCCGTTCGGGAGGAGTTTCTTGATTTGTTGCGCCGCTCCTAA
- a CDS encoding SelT/SelW/SelH family protein, which yields MADEIAERFGERPELIKGKDGVFEIALDGKNLYSKKSTGRFPEPGEVEQALSTHLSA from the coding sequence TTGGCGGACGAGATAGCCGAGCGGTTCGGTGAAAGACCCGAGTTGATCAAAGGCAAGGACGGCGTTTTCGAGATCGCCCTCGACGGCAAGAACCTGTATTCGAAAAAGAGCACCGGGCGCTTCCCCGAGCCCGGCGAAGTCGAACAGGCCCTGTCCACTCACCTGTCCGCATAG
- a CDS encoding class I SAM-dependent RNA methyltransferase has product MTTAAELLAKADTLEAEIEKLVAGGDGLARYRGVPIFVPLSAPGDKLRLRVVERRSSYARAEIVEILEPGPDRRRAPCEHFENCGGCSLQHLEDEAQTRWKVGAAQETLERLGGVELNMPQNVIRGDSWHYRLRTQLQLDGEPGSASVGYFARGSHELVGVRACPVLVEPLEEFIVGLARRLDRRVPKRLDVALGDGGEITCGPVLPGLPKGAVRRRIGDHEYEYDSRTFFQAHAGLLPEFVDAVVGSDTGEAAYDLYAGVGLFSLPLARRYRRVVAVEGDRNALRYLRKNAQTARLTNVETIGSAVETWIGQLPERVDRVVVDPPRQGLSLHVRGVLKRLRPKRLTYVSCHPAALARDLKSLVKRYSLESLSYVDLFPQTGHLEIVARLCDPS; this is encoded by the coding sequence ATGACCACCGCCGCCGAGCTCCTTGCAAAGGCCGACACTCTGGAGGCCGAGATAGAGAAGCTGGTCGCGGGAGGCGATGGTTTGGCGCGCTACCGGGGCGTGCCGATCTTCGTTCCGCTTTCGGCGCCCGGCGACAAGTTGCGGCTGCGGGTCGTCGAGCGTCGGTCGAGCTACGCGAGAGCCGAGATTGTCGAGATCCTGGAGCCCGGGCCGGATCGCCGGAGGGCCCCCTGCGAGCACTTCGAGAACTGCGGCGGGTGTAGCTTGCAGCATCTCGAAGACGAGGCCCAGACCCGCTGGAAGGTGGGCGCCGCGCAGGAGACACTCGAGCGTCTCGGAGGGGTCGAGCTGAACATGCCGCAAAACGTGATTCGTGGTGACTCCTGGCACTATCGCCTGCGGACGCAGTTGCAGCTCGACGGCGAGCCGGGCTCTGCGAGCGTGGGTTATTTTGCTCGCGGCAGTCACGAGCTCGTCGGCGTGCGCGCCTGTCCCGTACTCGTGGAGCCGCTCGAAGAGTTCATCGTCGGTCTCGCCAGGCGCCTCGACCGGCGGGTCCCCAAACGACTCGATGTGGCGCTGGGCGACGGCGGAGAGATCACCTGCGGTCCGGTGTTGCCGGGACTGCCGAAGGGGGCCGTGCGCAGACGCATCGGCGACCATGAGTATGAATACGATTCTCGCACCTTCTTTCAAGCGCATGCCGGTTTGCTGCCGGAGTTCGTGGACGCGGTGGTCGGTTCGGATACAGGCGAGGCCGCCTATGATCTCTACGCCGGGGTGGGGCTGTTTTCGCTGCCGCTGGCGCGCCGATACCGACGGGTTGTCGCCGTCGAGGGGGATCGCAACGCCTTGCGCTATCTGCGCAAGAACGCCCAAACGGCTCGACTTACGAATGTGGAGACCATCGGCTCGGCCGTCGAGACCTGGATCGGACAGTTACCCGAGCGTGTCGATCGGGTGGTCGTGGATCCGCCGCGCCAGGGGCTGAGCCTCCATGTGAGAGGTGTACTGAAACGCTTGCGGCCCAAGCGCTTGACCTATGTGTCCTGCCACCCGGCGGCTCTGGCCCGCGACCTGAAGTCTCTGGTCAAGCGCTATTCGCTCGAGAGTCTCTCCTACGTCGACCTCTTTCCACAGACGGGCCATCTCGAGATTGTGGCTCGGCTGTGTGACCCGAGCTGA
- a CDS encoding MBL fold metallo-hydrolase produces the protein MMRGVSLTFDGLNIRGVSRAGDETWFRVDPPGLALDVGRGASPLVGTRWIFISHSHLDHAAGIPWVLSQRKLQGLGPATVFCPKGLVDHLREYIQAGGRLEGEELEAEVVGLEPGDSHEVGRGLRLEAFAAAHTVPTLGCHLIRRRQKLRFKLEGKSPTEIARLKRDGAEVVREFEEVWLSYCGDTSAAVFTDEPRLFGARVLLLECTFLPPETRRYGERFGHLHLRDLVAVADRFENQAIVLCHLSRRYRLTELAEAVAQELPGLAEKIHFITGDEPGVGK, from the coding sequence ATGATGCGCGGTGTATCGCTGACATTTGACGGCCTCAATATCCGTGGCGTTTCGCGCGCCGGGGACGAGACCTGGTTTCGTGTCGATCCGCCGGGCCTGGCGCTCGACGTCGGCAGGGGCGCTTCGCCGCTCGTCGGAACTCGATGGATATTCATCAGTCACAGTCATCTTGATCACGCGGCCGGTATCCCCTGGGTGCTCTCGCAGCGCAAGCTCCAGGGTCTCGGGCCCGCCACGGTTTTCTGTCCCAAAGGTCTCGTCGATCACCTGCGTGAGTACATCCAGGCGGGAGGGCGGCTCGAAGGTGAAGAGCTCGAGGCCGAGGTAGTAGGGCTCGAGCCCGGCGACAGTCATGAGGTGGGGCGGGGGCTACGCCTCGAGGCGTTTGCCGCGGCCCACACCGTTCCCACTCTTGGCTGCCATCTGATTCGCCGGCGGCAGAAGCTTCGCTTCAAGCTCGAAGGCAAGTCGCCGACCGAGATCGCCCGTCTCAAGCGTGACGGTGCAGAGGTCGTGAGGGAGTTCGAGGAAGTCTGGCTGAGCTACTGCGGAGACACCAGCGCGGCGGTTTTCACTGACGAGCCGCGGCTCTTCGGAGCCAGGGTCCTTCTGCTCGAGTGTACGTTTCTGCCCCCGGAAACGCGGCGGTACGGCGAGCGTTTCGGACACCTTCACTTGCGGGATCTGGTAGCTGTCGCAGATCGTTTCGAGAACCAAGCGATCGTGCTCTGTCACCTCAGCAGGCGATACCGCTTGACCGAGCTCGCGGAAGCAGTTGCCCAGGAGCTTCCGGGGCTGGCCGAGAAGATCCACTTCATCACCGGCGATGAGCCCGGAGTTGGGAAATGA
- a CDS encoding TlpA family protein disulfide reductase produces the protein MPATAEGDAASTAGGSVMEFDLASLDGGKISPRDLGEDLILIDFWATWCGPCHLQADILAKLYPELKSRGVEFLAVSLGEPEAVVREFVVDRPFAYPVLVDPNDYIAGKYGIFVLPTVVMLDREGTIMYVHEGISTASRLTSAIDEILSRQASEGSSDRRTARDKGAEVFAS, from the coding sequence GTGCCGGCGACAGCGGAAGGCGATGCGGCGTCCACAGCCGGCGGCTCCGTGATGGAGTTCGACTTGGCTTCTCTCGATGGGGGCAAGATCAGCCCGCGCGATCTCGGTGAGGATCTGATCCTCATCGATTTTTGGGCAACTTGGTGCGGCCCCTGCCACCTCCAAGCCGACATCCTGGCCAAGCTCTATCCGGAGCTCAAGAGCCGGGGCGTCGAGTTCCTCGCGGTCAGCCTCGGGGAGCCGGAGGCGGTCGTTCGCGAATTCGTTGTTGATCGCCCGTTCGCTTATCCTGTTCTCGTCGATCCGAACGACTACATTGCCGGCAAGTACGGCATCTTCGTCTTGCCGACGGTCGTCATGCTCGACCGTGAGGGCACGATCATGTACGTGCACGAAGGCATCTCGACGGCCAGCAGGTTGACGTCCGCGATCGACGAGATCTTGAGCCGACAGGCCTCGGAGGGGAGCTCCGACCGACGGACGGCAAGGGACAAAGGGGCCGAGGTCTTCGCTTCCTAG